CAGACGCCCGGGTGCAAGGCGTGACGCGATGTTGTGGTTGACGCCGCAGGCCCGCGTGCCATGTGACGCCGCACGCGCACAGGAGCCGCCCGCCATGTATCCCATCGCCCGCTTTGCCTACCAATTCTTCGTGCATCGCAATGTCGCGCCGTTGGACCCGACCGGCACCCATGTGTCGCACCACATCTGCTGGCCATGGGATCTGGATCTGTGGAACGAGCTCAACAATGGCCGCACGCTGACATTGTATGACATGGGTCGGCTGCCGCTTGCGGGGCGCGTCGGGCTGATCCGGGTGCTGAAAGAGAACCGCTGGGGCCTGACCATGGCCGGCGCGTCGGTGAGATATCGCCGTCGCGTGCGCGCCTTTGACCGGATCGAGATGCACAGCCGCGCGGTCTGCTGGGACGCGCGCTTCATCTATCTGGAACAATCCATGCGGGTTCGCGGCGAGGCGACGTCGCACATCCTTTACCGATCCGCCGTGACAGGTTCTGGCGGCATCGTGCCTCCATCGACGGTCATGGAAAAGCTGAATGCCGACCTGCCGACGCCGGAAATCCCGGACTGGATTCGCGCGTGGACCGAGGCAGAGGCCCTGCGTCCATGGCCGCCCTTCTAGGTGTTTTGTGACGTGAGCGTCACGAAAATGGGGTAAGTTATTCCTTGCCTCAGGGTGCACGATAGCTCTAGGTCAACGGATTATATCTGGATTTAACTACGACATGTCGACATCCGCCAAGAAGCGCATATGGGGCTGGTTCATGTTCGACTGGGCCTCCCAGCCGTACAACACCCTGCTGCTGACCTTCATCTTCGGCCCGTACTTCGCCGAGATCGTCACGGCACGATTCGTGGCCGATGGGACCGCACCGGAGATGGCCAGCGCGCAAGCGCAAAGCATCTGGGGCTGGGGGCTGACCATCTCGGGGCTGCTGATCGCGTTTTCCGCGCCGGTCCTGGGGGCTGTTGCTGACAGCACCGGGCGCAGGCTGCCCTTTATCTGGGTCTTCTCGTTTCTGTATCTGATCGGTGCGGCGGGGACGTGGATTGCGGACCCGGCCGGGTTCAGCATTGCGCTTGTGCTGGCGCTTTTTATCGTCGGCCTGATCGGCATGGAGTTCGCAACAATCTTCACCAACGCGATGCTGCCCGATCTGGGCACACGCGAGGAGATCGGGCGCATTTCGGGCTCTGGCTGGGCCATCGGCTATTGCGGCGGGCTGGTCGCGCTGATCTTCGCGCTGGTCTTTCTGGCGGAGAACGGCGAAGGCCGCACGCTGATCGGGGCGGCGCCTTTGGGCGGCCTGGACCCTGAGGCACGGGAGGGCACGCGGTTCGTAGGGGTTTTCTCGGCCATCTGGTTTGCGGCCTTCATGATCCCCTTTTTCCTGTGGGTGCGCGATGCGAAGGATCGCCCGGCCTGGCGCGAAGGGGTTGTCGGTCAAAGCCTGAGTGATCTGGTGGGCACGATCAAACGCCTGCCGAAAAGCCCCAGCCTTGCGGCCTATCTGGGCTCTTCGATGCTCTACCGGGATGCGCTGAATGGCATGTACACCTTTGGCGGTGTCTATGCCGTGGGCGTTCTGGGATGGAGCGTGGTGGACGTGGGTGTTTTTGGCATCCTTGCGGTGATTGCCGGGGCCGTCGCGGCCTTCATCGGCGGG
The nucleotide sequence above comes from Litoreibacter ponti. Encoded proteins:
- a CDS encoding acyl-CoA thioesterase, producing MYPIARFAYQFFVHRNVAPLDPTGTHVSHHICWPWDLDLWNELNNGRTLTLYDMGRLPLAGRVGLIRVLKENRWGLTMAGASVRYRRRVRAFDRIEMHSRAVCWDARFIYLEQSMRVRGEATSHILYRSAVTGSGGIVPPSTVMEKLNADLPTPEIPDWIRAWTEAEALRPWPPF
- a CDS encoding MFS transporter, whose amino-acid sequence is MSTSAKKRIWGWFMFDWASQPYNTLLLTFIFGPYFAEIVTARFVADGTAPEMASAQAQSIWGWGLTISGLLIAFSAPVLGAVADSTGRRLPFIWVFSFLYLIGAAGTWIADPAGFSIALVLALFIVGLIGMEFATIFTNAMLPDLGTREEIGRISGSGWAIGYCGGLVALIFALVFLAENGEGRTLIGAAPLGGLDPEAREGTRFVGVFSAIWFAAFMIPFFLWVRDAKDRPAWREGVVGQSLSDLVGTIKRLPKSPSLAAYLGSSMLYRDALNGMYTFGGVYAVGVLGWSVVDVGVFGILAVIAGAVAAFIGGRADSAKGPKPVILVSIIALIIAAVTIVQITPTSIYGIPVADEGIIAGRTASDIAFYLAGSLVGAAGGTIQSASRTMMVRQANPARMTEAFGLYALAGKATAFLAPALIALVTTISGSQRIGVTPVIGLFLLGLVLLLWVKPDGEDQSVWDSDT